The DNA segment GGCAATCACCATCCCGGGGTGAAGATGCACGGGTGAATCAAACAGCAAATTGCCCAGAGAGACCGGCTTGAGCCGCCCATGCACCCCCTATGTTAGCTAATCGAGTCAGCTAGTAGGCTAACTCATAACTAACAATTCAATTTTTAAAACAGCGAATAGAAGTCACTCATTGTTGCGCTAACTAACTGGCTATGATTTGCACATGGAGAAGCCTACCAGTCTTGCAACTGAGCCAGCACATAAATGCCAGGCCGGTGCCCTCTTATGGCTGTCCAAGTACTCCGCACCGTGCCTTATTCGGCCAACCGAGCGAGGTTCTGCACGATGTGAGTACTGCAACATATGATTCTTCCTTTGAAGAAACTTGATTCGCTACCATTTCCCGGTCCTGATCCTACCGGCACTTCTCCCTCCGCCAATACCGCATTTCCTCCATGGACCGGACGGCAGAACCAATCTGCGCCGCTGCCCAACTGCGGTGCACCTCCAACCTTTTTGTTGGCGGTAAGCCTGAAGGAGCCGAATTCCTACTCAGCATCAAAAAACAGAAGACACTATTAAGATACTCCGAATCACCCCGATCTGTTTCACGCCACCTCCCTTGAGTGTCAACTGCGAATAGCTATCAGGAGACCCCTTGGTATTGTGTCCACAAGTCTCCATTGGTCGCAGTACTGTTCCGGTGACCTTCTCAAAGCAGCGAGGTCTCGAATGCAGCTTTCTGGCTGCGCCCAACTGCTTCAACGGTTGACCATGTTGCCTTGCGCACAATCCTCTCATATCAGTGTGCCAAGAACAAGCATTGATTAGCCCCTGTGTCATTCATCTGACAGCCACTGTCAAAAAGTAAGGTAGAGTCACACTCCGATTTTGGCACCTCACTTGCTCCTTGTGCATACGCCTCTCCGCCTACAACCATACAACTCTCCTTCTTCCAACTACAATAACTCTGTCAATTGTTGAAGTATTGAAGCTCGGTCAAAGAGCTCCAAATTGATGGCTTTTGAAGTCAGTTTGGCCAAGTATTGGGCAAGCGATAGGGGATTACGGTATAATTGTTGCGACAGTGGTCGGCTGTCAAGATGGGGCTGTGACTGGAGGTATTTTTCGACTGTGGCCGCAGCAAAATCGCTGCGAGTGCCAGGACGCGTCTGGGGACGTGGAACATCAAGAGGAGGCTTGTTCAGGGGCACCTTTGTCGAGTTTCAGATACCAAACCGTAGAATGAGAGCGGAGTGCGTTACTGCAGGAGAACTGAGGTTTGCCGAATAACGGATCTGCTGCTCGTGTATTGCCTGAAGGCTACTAATTGGGGCTTTTGAGCCTCACCCGTGGCCGGCTCCAGCTGTTTAGGCGAACAGACGGCTCAGCACGGCGAGGGTACCTAAACTGGATGTAGCACAGGAGAATCTGATAGAGGAGCGATGCCCAGTCACACAAGCCAGCGCCAGTTCTCGACAGTTCAAACAGTTTTGAGTCTTGCTTTCTGAGAACTTGGAATCTTCTATATTGCTTCCCTATCAGCCAGGCAGAAAGTCTTCGGAGAGCGGCGACGAGTAGACCTAAGGCGGATAACCCGCTTAAAGagctttttttttctctctgCATGTCACCCTTTTGGTTACATGGATCTTTCCTGCCGGTGGAAGCTTACTGCTCTCTTCCGTTTTCTTGTGCTAAAACCTGGTCGTTGAATGAAACCAACGTATCTGGTTGGGACGTTGCACGCATCCATCCTTCTGTTCGACATGGGTCTGGCACGTAAGAAGAGTTTCTGCTTGGTCACAGATTTCTTAGTGTCCTTGTTGAATCATTACCTTACCTCTAGCTATCAGCGAAGAAAGACAAGGTGAAGGCAAGCTGAAAATACGAACTGGCGGTCAACTGTTGCAATCAAGGGCGACTTTGTGTCAACATCTTATCGCGAGTCGAATCTGACAAGCTGAAGACGGACTCGCTGCCACAGGACAGAACCCTCCGTCATTTCTTCTTGACATACCGCAGTATAGAGACGAGTCAAGAACAAAAGAGACGGTACCCCACGTTCAGGCCCGAGATTCCGCACCGGCGCCGAGATCATCGCCTTGCATACCCGCAATCCGCCACCGACGAACAGCGGGTTGGAATGCCCGAGTGTTCGGCTCCTGCCCCAGCAACCAACTGCAGGACTATTGGCTGCTTGGCGAGGCAATGACGTGTGCTGAGAACTTTCAAAGGTTGAGGTTGCACTCCCCACGCATGTGGTCGCATcacgctcggcgccgggcaggTTCTGCTTCCCGCCAATCCTCAGAGCGTAGCGACGGAAGATCCATGCGCTGTTCCGGGAGCTAGCCGCCCAGGAGATCGGCCGCCAGATCGACTATTCCTCTAAAACTTTAGCTGGACCTCCAACACAGAAGAAGCGCCTCCTAATATCAGCGCTCGATTTGACTGGACCTTCGAAACCCGGTTTTGCGACCAGTTGGATATTATTTCTTTAGTGATCTCCCTCTCTAACGCAGCAATTTAGTGGCATTCCAAGATCCCCCACGGACTTGGCATTATGGATTTTGCGGAGCCGTCCGTTCAACCCGGTGCGGACTCAACCTGAGACGAAGCCAAAATTAGGACGGGACGTCATCCACCGCCGTCCCGGTTTCTGGGTTGCTGTCGCGGCAGTCCCATTCCGCATTGCCGCATGAGATTATCCAGCATATTAACCGACTGCCCTCCCACCAATCGTCTATACAGCACGGCCCTGTTTCGGAAGGCTCACGTACCCCGGATCACTTCTTGGGTGGCATTCGTGTGGGGAAGCATGCCCAATCCTGCCCATCCTGCTCACGGGGCCCGACGTTGGGACCGTCGAGTATCGCCGAGAGCCTGCAAGCCCTGGGACGTCCACCGAACATGGTCGAAATTGAAGGAGGGAGTGGCGGAGTGGCCACCAAGTCAGGCGGCTGTCAACTAACCAAGGATGGGAACAGTTCGGCTCGCCTTGCCCGAGGGCAGCGTTCCCTGATGGGGACGAACCATGGGACTGGGGTCAGCTGCTGTATAAAAGTTCAAATCGATGATCTCTCagatggcgctgctggggtGTTCTGCGCTTTTCCATCCTCGCAACCTGGTATCCCACTAGTCCAGCGTTCGGCACCATGAAGTCGTTCACCATTGCCGCCTTGGCAGCCCTATGGGCccaggaggccgccgcccacgcgACCTTCCAGGACCTCTGGATTGATGGAGTCGACTACGGCTCGCAATGTGTCCGCCTCCCGGCGTCCAACTCCCCCGTCACCAATGTTGCGTCCGACGATATCCGATGCAATGTCGGCACCTCGAGGCCCACCGTCAAGTGCCCGGTCAAGGCCGGCTCCACGGTCACGATCGAGATGCACCAGGTTCGCACGCCTCTCTGCGTAGGCCCCCCAGCTACTATATGGCACTAACACGACCTCCAGCAACCTGGCGACCGGTCTTGCGCCAACGAGGCTATCGGCGGCGACCACTACGGCCCCGTAATGGTGTACATGTCCAAGGTCGATGACGCGGTGACAGCCGACGGTTCATCGGGCTGGTTCAAGGTGTTCCAGGACAGCTGGGCCAAGAACCCGTCGGGTTCgacgggcgacgacgactaCTGGGGCACCAAGGACCTCAACTCGTGCTGCGGCAAGATGAACGTCAAGATCCCCGAAGACATCGAGCCGGGCGACTACCTGCTCCGCGCCGAGGTTATCGCGCTGCACGTGGCCGCCagctcgggcggcgcgcagtTCTACATGTCCTGCTACCAGCTGACCGTGACGGGCTCCGGCAGCGCCACCCCCTCGACCGTGAATTTCCCGGGCGCCTACTCGGCCAGCGACCCGGGCATCCTGATCAACATCCACGCGCCCATGTCGACCTACGTCGTCCCGGGCCCGACCGTGTACGCGGGCGGCTCGACCAAGTCGGCTGGCAGCTCCTGCTCCGGCTGCGAGGCGACCTGCACGGTTGGTTCCGGCCCCAGCGCGACACTGACGCAGCCCACCtccaccgcgaccgcgacctccgcccctggcggcggcggctccggctgcACGGCGGCCAAGTACCAGCAgtgcggcggcaccggctaCACTGGGTGCACCACCTGCGCTGTAAGTTCCCTCGTGATATGCAGCGGAACACCGTCTGGACTGTTTTGCTAACTCGCGTCGTAGTCCGGGTCTAcctgcagcgccgtctcgcctCCGTACTACTCGCAGTGCCTCTAAGCCGGGAGCGCTTGCTCAGCGGGCTGCTGTGAAGGAGCTCCATGTCCCCATGCCGCCATGGCCGGAGTACCGGGCTGAGCGGCCCAATTCTTGTATATAGTTGAGTTTTCCCAATCATGAATACATATGCATCTGCATGGACTGTTGCGTCGTCAGTCTACATCCTTTGCTCCACTGAACTGTGAGACCCCATGTCATCCGGACCATTCGATCGGTGCTCGCTCTACCATCTCGGTTGATGGGTCTGGGCTTGAGAGTCACTGGCACGTCCTCGGCGGTAATGAAATGTGGAGGAAAGTGTGAGCTGTCTGACGCACTCGGCGCTGATGAGACGTTGAGCGCGGCCCACACTGGTGTTCTGTAAGCCAGCACACAAAAGAATACTCCAGGATGGCCCATAGGCGGCAAATATACAGTATCAGGGATGCAAAAAGTGCAAAAGTAAGGGGCTCAATCGGGGATCGAACCCGAGACCTCGCACATGACTTATTTCAAGTCAGGGGTAGAACCCGAAGCGCGAATCATACCACTAGACCATTGAGCCAATGATGAGAGATTGCTCCCAAATCGTGTCCTAGATAGCACATCGCAACGTGCTTAGTCGAAGCATCCAGCCGAACTTCGACCACAGGGATGCATAATCTCCCTGAGGTGGTCCTCTGGCACGATAGAAACGTTACTCACTACCTACATACCGTAGAGAAAAAGATCGCGCCGACTCAGAACACAATTCCCGCTTGTTTGGTCTTGGCATCTTCTGAAGAACAAAGACGCAACCACAAAGCCCTAGACAAAGCCTCGCATTCCATGTCCCTGTCCCAATCCTAGCTCCCTGGTTGAGAGACCCGATAACCGAGAGCAACACCGATCTGACGCCAAGTAGAGAATCCAATGCAATCCTTATCATCTCAACCATTCCCACCGGCCTGTCTCGCCCGTTCGGCAATGCCCTCCTCATACCAACCAAGAACCGAAGAACCTAAAACGCAACCAAGAACAACTCCCACAGCTTCAACCATGACAGTCTTTTCATCCATTCCATGAGAACCGTCATCATATCATAGCAACCATCGCCGGATAACATAGCCGGCGAAACATCAGACAACGTCACTCCCTCCCTAACCTGTCCAAGATCTCATCAAACGTCGTCGCCCTCTTCCGCGCCCACACGCCCGGACCATCCTCCGTCCCCTGACCACCCTGCCTTTGACCCTGACCCTGATCCTGGCCCTGGACCCGGTCCTGACCAAACCACCGCGCACTCCCAGCAGCCCTCCGCTCACCCGCAGCGCCCACCGCCCGCGAGAACCGACCCTCGCGACCGGACACAGCACCagcctgcccgccgccgaccgtgGCGCGACGCGACAGCGAGCGGGGCGATGACGgagaggagaaggaggaggaggaggaagagaggAAGCGGGCGAGGCGGGAGAGCGTGCTGCGGGTTCGCTGGAGGGCCTGTGCCTGCGGCGGGGTGCCGTCGCTTACGCTCGCGCTGTCGTCCTGCACGGTGGTGCCGCTCAGTGtgatggcgtcggcgtcgggcagGTCGGGAAGCGGCTTGTTTTGCGGGGCGGGGCTGGTGGCGTGGTGGTGGAGTCGGGCTTTgtgggggagggagaggtgTGCGGGGGCGGGGTCGGGTTGGGTGCGGTGGGGCGTTTTCTCGTCGGTGGTGATCTTGTTCTTTTCGGTGTTGTTCTTGGGGCTGTTGGggctgtcgctgtcgtctTCGGAGTCGGACTCGgagtcgctgctgctgctgtgcgcGCGTGGCCGCGGCAAGGGCGCCGGCTGCACGCGATACAGCCTGCCGTACTTGCAGCCCGGCGCGCCCTCCCAGTAGCTgccgtcgcggtcgcggtagGTATAGACTTGGGTGTCGGCGTCGTAGCCTACCCTTACCATACCATCGGGCAGGCGCTCGTCATCGCTGTCAAGATGCGACCAGCGGCCCATGGTGACGGTGATGGACGTTGTTGATACTGGGTGAGGATATAGGGCAGGGTGAGCTCTGACGTTGATCTTGGACTGCGCAAGTACGGAAGTTGTATAGTGGTATTCCCGGAGCTGGGTCAGCCCCGGTCGGTTGCCAAGCACAGCCGGAGTGGCCCACAAGTCGCCACGTTTTTGCCTATCCGTCCAAGCCAGTTTCCTCAGGTAATTCAGCTACCTGATCATACGAACTTCGCAGTTTGCCACGCGCATCCGTTAAGGTATCACCAACGCCACGGAGCAAAGCCCGCATTTTCATGAAAAGAACCGAGCTTGTCAGCCATCACCATCACATCGTCAGGATCTCTCTAGGTACCACACCACCGTCTCGCGCGGGTTGGCTGCAGCCTTCGAGAACATCGGGTCGCCGAGCGGGTCCGAGGCAGAGCCGGCTGCACCTGCGGTGGGCGAGGTGAGTCGGTGCGTCGCCTTGGCCAGCCCGATCAGCCGCTGCAGGAAAGAAAGAGCCGATGGACTCGAGCGTGACACCGCACCGCGCGAAGGGGGCGGCATCCCTGGCGTCCTGCTAGGCCGCCGGGGAGGTGATGGTGAGGCCGAAACCTGCGGCCGGGCCGTTGAGCGCCACGGTGGTCGGCCTGGTTCACTGCGTCAAGGCCGGGGCCTGATACCCACTCTGGTTGCAACCACCGCTCAGTCATCATCACTTTCCCGCACTCTCCCTGTCTGAAGAGTGATTTGTTCCAATTGAACATTATTGCTCGGACTAGGGCTCGCTAGTTAGGCGATCGTCTTGGCCGCCTTTCGACACACTCCTATCAGCTGTCCGAGGCCGCCAGGTCGCATCACTAACGGGATATTGTATAGCATTGTATGCGAAAATGCGAATTTGGTTGTTTCCATCAACTTGACACCAGTCAACTGGTACTTACGCAGGATCATCGGAgacttccaggttggttGGCCGCCTTGGGCTTGCGCTTGGTCGGGTGGAAACCAGCTTCAGATAGTCTTACAACGCCCTCTGTGACCGAAAAAGATTGGACAGAGGATATTTGTGGTGCCACCAACCCTCGCATAATCCTGAAGAGGTCCGAGGTATCAAACGGGTGACCATTGACTGTCGTGCAGAGAGTAGTATAAAGAACCTGAGTCCTTCCATCGAGCTGGCCGGGAATGAAAATACAGTCTCGTATGACTACAACCAGCCACAGCGCAAACAACTGACTTGTGAACAACTCATCCGCCAACCTCCAGAATGCGTGCTACCGCTACCatcctcttcgtcgccggcctcgctgGCACCGCCTTTGGCGCCTCCGTTACCTTCTATGGTGACAGGAGTTGGTATGTGGTCAATACATCGCGATATGTGCATTCGAAGCCAGCGCTGGACACATTCCCACTTGCTTCAGCTCTGACTCTGGAAACACCTCACTAACTCAGCTGGGCTTTATGCAGCTCCAACGTAATCGGCCGGAAGGTCCTCAGCGCCGGGGACGCTCCCGTCCCGCGCGGGGCTCAGGCCCTCCGGGTGGACGCGACCGGCGGCACCTGGTTTGCCTACCGGTCCAGTGACGGGGTTCACTGTACGGGAGGTGTCATCACGAGACTTAATGGTGACACGTGCTACAGTGTTGGCAGCCTCGGTGTTGGCTGTACCAGGCTGTGCCCCAGTGGGCTGGCCTGTTCTTTGTAAGGTTACCCAGGCAATTGTCGAGGGCTCTGTTTAACCTTGGGAGGATTCGGGTTTCGTTTGCGGTGTAGCACAGCATGTAGGCAAAGATTtctaggtagatacctagTTCTTGTAACGGGCTGTGCCCGTTCGGGGCCTCGGCATCTCGGCCATGAGCTACCTAGTTGCCCTTGCCGAGGGATCTTTCCAATCTGTTTGTGAAAGCTTTGAGTTATTACACTAGATTGACATCAATAAACCCCCTTTGTCCTGTCTGACCAGCAGGTGTGCGTTCGTCCGGTAGTTGTGTTGTGCTGCGGATCGAGGGCCCTGCCTTCCGAAGACGGGCCATCTAGGATCAGGCTGTCCCCGAGTTTACCTCCCAGCAGCCCCTCCAACTCTCGAACACGCAAACTAGACATTAGCCGATGCAGAAGTGCGTCCCCTTGATCCACAGGTAGTTCGGGCGCCATAAGACTGAAGAGCGGCTACTTGTCATCCACAACTGTCCAACTGCGGAACGTTGACGTCAGCGGTAACATTCCACAGATCGCTTTGGTGTAGCTGCGCGGGGAAACAGAGGTGGCACTAACGCTGATTCTGGCTCTATCTTCCGGGTTGCCACCGGCTTTATGGTGGCCCAAGACAGCTTCTCTCTGGCCACATGCAAATCGGGGTTCTCCAGCCAGGTGCGAGCTGTCTTTCGTGGCGAGGCGAGGCCTGGCGGAATCTTCTCATTATGGAATGACCGAGGAGTGGCTTTCTGGCTCTGTGGGAGGAAAGTACGAACTGAGGAGGAGATGGGCTGGGAAGACACATACACCATAGAAGATCAGTGGTTAAAGGGACCGAACGTTTCTCTCGCTTGACGGCAGCGGTCCACGCCGCAAAGTGCGGTGGCGTGGACCTTTTGTTCCGCCAGTCTTGGCATCCTGCCCGCTCCTTTTTGTACTCCCTGCCAAGTATGGAGTacgccagcagccgctgaCAGTGACTGGCTCGGAGGTTGCCGTAATCCGTATACAGGAGACACAGCCTGTCACTGCCCATTTGAATGTGTACCATCGTAACGTTGTGTCAGGCGTTACGGCAAAGCGACGAACTCTTCCCTTTGTGCATATTCTAACCGGTTATACATGAACTTCGGGCGAAATAACACCCGGTTGTGGCGAGTAATCTGTC comes from the Thermothielavioides terrestris NRRL 8126 chromosome 4, complete sequence genome and includes:
- a CDS encoding glycoside hydrolase family 61 protein — encoded protein: MKSFTIAALAALWAQEAAAHATFQDLWIDGVDYGSQCVRLPASNSPVTNVASDDIRCNVGTSRPTVKCPVKAGSTVTIEMHQQPGDRSCANEAIGGDHYGPVMVYMSKVDDAVTADGSSGWFKVFQDSWAKNPSGSTGDDDYWGTKDLNSCCGKMNVKIPEDIEPGDYLLRAEVIALHVAASSGGAQFYMSCYQLTVTGSGSATPSTVNFPGAYSASDPGILINIHAPMSTYVVPGPTVYAGGSTKSAGSSCSGCEATCTVGSGPSATLTQPTSTATATSAPGGGGSGCTAAKYQQCGGTGYTGCTTCASGSTCSAVSPPYYSQCL